The stretch of DNA CACGCTCTGTTCGCCCCTTGAGATATCGTCCAATTACCTGTTTCTGGCGCTTGGAGAGTGAATGACCAATATGCCACCTGAGCTTATGTCGAAACCTATCAAGGTTCGCCTGAGATGGCTTGTCAGCTTCATCGACATGGTAGGGTGATCGTTCGTTGGCAAACGATTCCAGAATCAGCTTATCAACCATTATTTCGGCAAAATCAGACTCTCGCAAACCCATCTCTCGCCTGCTCCTCAGTAGTTTAGCTTCCCTGCCGTTCGGATTTTGCTTAGCTCGGCCAATGTAATCTTGAATTCGTCTGCTGTCTCCTGTCTGATCTCCCCGAGAGCAACTCGCTTTTCGTAAGTTGACAGGTCAGACGGTAATGCTCTATATCTCTTCTTGTAGGCGGTCAATATCTGTGTATGCCGGGACGGCTTTTTCGGTTCGCTTTTCTTAGCCATCGATTGAGAATCCCTTGTCGAATTCCTGGCATCCTGGAGCTTACTCTGAAGGCTGGCCATCTCCGATTTCAAAAAGCTAATGCGATCAATCAGTGAATCTGTTTCTTGGCGGTGATCACGACTTAGCGCCAACATCGAATCCGCGAATGCAATTTCCTGCTGGATAGCTTTGTAGCGAAGCGAATCAGCTTCCTGACGCTTCTGATCAAGCCCTTTCATGCCCACGATTCGACCCTCATCATAGGCATCCTGCGACTGGTCGTACTGCCGATTAGTCTTGAGATAGGCTATGCTGATGAGCACCACCAGCAGTACTGCTGCAATTAGAATCCGCTTCACACAGAGTTACTCCTTTCTTAGGAATACGATATTCCTGCAGAATCGGGGAGTCAAGTTTGAACATCAACCAGTTGGGATACAGCTGCCAGCGATGGGAATAAAGTGCTGTGACACAATTGACAGCGAGGATCTAATCTACTTTTTGATTCTCAGGAGTAGAAACACCCAGGGTCGGAGCATTGACCACCAACCGGTCAAAGGTTTGATTTTCGAATAGTCCTTCCGATGCTCCGGATAGATCATCGAGACCGGTACTTCTGTCACCCGATACCCAAGCGTGATAGCCTTGAAGTGGATATAGTATTCCATTTCGTAACGACCAAGCCAATCCTGACTTATATCCACCTCGGAATCGTCGAGAAGATTCAAGCGGTAGGCGCGAAATCCACAGGTAAGATCGGTTCCGCGGAATCCGATCAAACGACCGATCACGCCCGTGAGTAACCGAATGGCAAAGTGACGAAATCGTGGCAAATTGGGACTACGTCCACCTTCCAGATAACGAGACCCCTGAACGTAGTCAGCTTGTTCGGTAACGATTGGTTCCAGTAATCGTGGGATTTCCTCAGGAAGCATCTTGCCGTTACCGGCCATTATTACAATCACTTCATACCCATGCTCGCGACAGTATCCTACAGCCGACCGAATACCTACTCCGACACCACAGTTTTGGTTGTGTCGAATGACGGCATGCCCCTCCACCTCAAGAAACTGCGTCGAGCCATCGGTGGAACCATCGTCGATGAAGACAAGATCATACTCTCGATCCGTGGGGAAGCGATTCACGAGCGCCCGAAGTTTATCCCCTTCATTGTAGGTAACAACAACAACCAGAGTTTTTTTTGATGTTGCCCGATCCGTCATGACTCGCAGATCACCTGGTCAGCATCCAGTCGAAAATGAAGACCGCAAGCACAAACACTTCGTGTTCCTGTGGTATTCTGATCGAGATAATCAGAATTGAAGTCCAGCCTCTCCCCGCACCTGCAAACATACCCTTTTAGGCGAGCCGGATTGCCATAGCAGAGAGTAAAGTCCGGCACATCATGAGTAACTACTGCGCCAGCCCCGACGAAGGCATAGCGACCAATCGTATTGCCAGCGACGATCGTCACTCCAGCTCCAATGGTCGCTCCCTGACGAACGAGGGTTCGATCATACTCGGTGCGATGCGCCTTACTGCGAGGGCGAATATCATTGGTGAAAACAACACTCGGGCCAACAAATACATCATCCTCGATTACTACCCCATCCCACAGCGACACACCGTTCTTGATCGTCACACGATCGCCAACAACAACATTGGCCTCTACGAAACAATGGTCGCAGATATTACAATCGGCGCCAATAGTGCCCCCCTTCTGGATGTTACAAAATGCCCAGATGCGCGTACCGTCACCAATATTATGGGTCTCAACGATGGCGGTCTCGTGTATGAAATGCTTGTTACCGGTCATATTATTCCAACTCAATCAGGCTGCCGTCGGAGCGGATCGATTTCGTAGCGGCGTCAAGGATGCGCACAACCCTGAGACCCGCCGCGCCATCGGTACGGGGGTTACGATTCTCTTCGATGGCGTTGCGAAACTCACTCGTCACTCTCTGCAACGCTTCGGTAAGATCGACCTTCGGTGCCAGCATATCGCCCGTTCGGTACTGAATCTGGTAGTTATATATCTGGTCTTTGTCAGGAAACATATCAACGCCATTGTCATAAACCTTGACCTTCTCGTGCGGTTCCATGTCGTCATAGATAACCATTTTCTTTGACCCGGAAAGGATCGTCTTGCGCACCTTGACCGGCGCCAGCCAGTTGACATGTATATGCCCCAGCAGGTTGTTATCGTAGAAGGTTGACAGGTAGGCAATATTCTCAATGCCGGAATCAAAATGAGCCACTCCGGTTGCGGCCACAGCTCGCGGAGAACGGTCCAGCAGGTAATCCATAATCGAAACATCGTGCGGAGCGAGGTCCCAAATGACATTGACATCATGCTGGAACAACCCCAGGTTAACACGAACCGAGTCAAAGTAGTATAACTCGCCCAGTTCGCCGGTATCGATGTAGCGTTTGATGGTTTCGACCGCGCCGGTGTAGAGAAAAGTATGGTCCACCATAAGACGCAGATTCTTTTTCGATGCCAGTTCGATCAACTGCTCGGCTTGCTCAACGGTAGCTGTGAACGGTTTCTCCATGAACAAATGTTTACCGTTGTTGAGCGCCTCTTGTCCCAGGGCAAAATGCGTAGACACTGGCGTTACAACCGCCACAGCATCAATGTCATTTGCGTGGAGAATTTCATTGGCATCCGAGGTGAGGAGCTTCATTGCGGGATACTGTCTGCGTACTACTTCCAATCGTTCCGGTCGCAAATCACAAACAGCTGTGACCGTCGTATCATCGAGAGCATTAAAGTTCCTAACCAGGTTAGGACCCCAGTAACCGTAACCGATCACGCCAATATTTATCATCGCTTGTCCTTATGCCACTCTGTTTAGTAAACCTCAAAACTACTGTCGGCTCTGATACACAACAGGAATATATTGTAACGCCCGGATTGAATCCCGGGTTCTGGCGAAAGATCACTTCCCCCCGCCAGATTCATCTCGTCATGTGGAATATAATAGGATACAGCGGAATCTGACAGGTATTTCACGGGCACCTGAATACGAGGATCATCCTCATGAACAAATCGTTCAATACTGGTAAAGCTGGATTTGGTAAATCGGACCGCCGGAATATAGTGCTTGTCATCCGAATGCTGGAAATTACCCCAGAGCGAGATACAGGCCTTATCTTCATTCTGTACGGCGGACACCTGGATATCGATAAAGCCCTTTCGATCCAACACGCTAAGCGGTAACGAATGTATAAACAGGTACTGACGAAAAGCTTCCGCCCCAAGTGGCAGCAACTCCGAGTAATACCTATAAGTCGGTTTGGGATAGAAGAGGCTTCTTAATCGATTGTCCTTCCAACTCAATTGCTGTGTCCAGTCGCCCAGGGTAATCGCTAACTCCGTCTCAGGATCGCTATCAGTATTGATATCCACCACAACGCTCAACATATCCCCCTCCCCAAGCTCCGGAGGGTGGCTAATATAGATACGGGTTCCAGCCACCATGTGGGGATCTGTCAGGCGACATTCAAACTCAGACCAGCGATCCCGGTCGAGAGTCATAGTCCAGCCGGTTACGCTAATGATAACGACCGTGCCAACGGTCATCAGGAGCGTTCCCCTAGGGTGTCCGTCGTAGATAAGCAACCGACCGATAATCCAAAATCCCGATGCCAGCAATAACGCTTTCAAAATCAAGCAGCCAATGACCAGTTCACGACTAACACTTGAACCAAATAGAGTGTTGATCCAGCCCGGACCAAACTGCCAGGTCGCCAGTAACAGCACTGCCACCCCGACCAGACGCCAGCTACTGCTAACCGGATTGGTCCGCCAGCTAGCCCCAAGGAGAGCCACGAAGTGGCCGGCTGCCAGTAGCACCATTGGCATGGCGTTCAGATTGTATCGTGAGTTGGAATGAAAAACGACATGAATAAGAGTATAATAGCCGATTATAAAAAGCAACCATGCCGCCAGTCTGAACTCCAGCCGCAACAATAACAGCAACCCGGCCAGACCCAGCACAACAATGGCAAGATGCATAATCTCACCGACCTGGTAGGGTACAACCAGTGTACGTCGGAAGTCGTTGTATGGTCGTCGCCACAGGCGATCAAACTTCTTTACAACCAACCCGGCCAGACCCATTGGATCAGCTATCATTCCCTCTGTCACCGAACGGGACCAGAAATCGTCACCTACTTTGTCCAGATCATATCCCTCGAATTCGATGGAAGACGACTGCCTCAGATTGGCTGCAGCATATCCGGGATCGCGCACTGCCAACTGTCCATAATGGACAGAGGCAATGCTAACCCAGATGGCAGCGATAGCACCCAGCGGTGCGGCATACCAGAGGATACGCTTGAGAATGACAACTGTCGGCCAGGTTGGACGCACATAGAAATACATTCCGGCCAACAATGGACCGGCCAGCAACATGGCAGTCGGTTTGTTTAGAATGAGTAGCCCTGTTACGGCTCCAGCCCAGAACAGACAGGCGCGGCTGTTACTCTCGAAAGCTCTTAACAGGAGATACAATGCAAGCAATATCCAGAAATTTGTAGAAGTATCCAACAGTATCATCGAGGATGACAGAACGAATGGGAAATAAATGGCATATCCAATTCCTGCCAGCAGGGCCGGTAAACGGCCCACCAGTCGCACGCCCACCATTATTAGAAGCAGATTCGCCGCCAGGTCAAACAAAATACCGAGTATCCGAACGAATGTAAAATCCGCCGATGGAGTCATAACAAATATGGAGGCCAGCAACGAAGGATACAGCGGACCGCTAATGAATAATTCTTCACGCGCCTGGGTCAGAGTATGCGGGCTGTATGAAAGCCATTCGATTTTCTCACCCTGAATGTACTTGTCGTAATAATGCTTGAAACGATAACGATCTTCGCGTTCATCGGCTACGGTTTCAACAGCTGGTTGATCAATCAGTGAAATCAACCCCAGCGCGGCAGCCGCGTATCGGCGGGCATCCCACATCACAGGCAGGACATCCCCGGACGCCAGGAAGCCGACTCTCAATACCACTGACAGAATCAGGATCAAATAGATCGTACGTCTGAAAGTACGGCTCTGCATTTTCCCTACTCCCGTGGAGAGATAGATTTCGATGCGCTCATGTCACTTCCCCGCCTTCAGAGGCTTCTTCCTCAAGGTGCTTGAGGGAGAGATGTTCTTTCTTGAGGAAATAGAAACCCAGCAGCGTTACCACAATGTACTGCGTTGCATGAAGCACCAACGCACAGGAAAGAGCATCGGCTTGGGATACGCCGTAACGCATCATTGACCAGACCGCTCCGGCATGATAAACGCCAACAAATCCCGGAGAAGATGGTACCAGAATCGAAATAGAAACAATGACCAGGACGACATAGGCAGCATCGAGCGGTAAATCAAGACCAAAGGCCTTGAAAACGAATATGTTCGCGAATCCCATCAATAGCCAGATCATTAGAGTCTGAACACCGACTGAGGCGACACTGCGAAAATCCGTGAGAAATTCCAGTCCACGAGAGAACTTCATCACTATGCCTTCAAGCGACTCTTTCACCGAGTCAGGCACAAAGAACAGGTAGCGCGTCATCAGATGTCCAGCCTGAACTGGCTTGAGCGCAAGACTCAGAATGAACATGATCCCTACAAGGGCGATCCCGACAGCAATGGTGAGTCCCTGCACCATCCCAGGATCCAACGATAAATCGGAGAAATACAGAATGCACCCAAATATCAATAGCAATGCTACTAAATCGAATACCATCCGCTCCACGAAGATCGTTGCCAGTGAAGCCGACTTGGTAATATGCTTTTCGCGAGAAGCCAGTGAATATGCCCGCACGAACTCCCCAAGCCTGAGAGGTAGAACATTGTTGGCCATAAATCCGATGCAGGTCGCTGCCAGTAAACGCTGGAAAGTGACATGAGTGATCGGCTTCACCATGGCCCGCCAGCGATAAGCTCGCTGGTACATGGTCAGAAAAATAAAGGCAACGTTCGGAATCAGCCAAAGGTAGTTGGCATCCTTGAGGGCCGTTCCCAGCTCACTGAAGTTGATATTCCTAAATAGCACCCATAGCAACACAGCCGAGATGCCAAGGCCAATAACAAGATACAGAAGCTTCTTAGCTTGCAGGGTCATGTTTTGTCCCTGGAAAGGTTCAAGATTAACCGCTCGAAATCCCTGGCCGCAGTGTCCCAACTGAATCTTGCCGCCCACTCCAGTGCGCCCTTTTGCAACGTACATTGCAGGGATTCGTTGGTTAGGATACTCTCAATCTTGTGCGCCAATTCATTGATATTGCCGTGCTCATATAGATAACCGGTCACGCCATCACGCACCGAATCTCGCAGTCCGGGGACATCGGCGGCAATAACCGGAGTTCCAACAGAATTGGATTCTATGTTAGTGAGTCCCCATCCTTCTTTAAGTGACGGAAGCACGGCTACATGGGCACGCCTCATGCGCTCAACTTTGTTCTCAACCGAGACAAAGCCTGGAAACTCAACATCTTCTGCCAGACCCAATTCTCGTACCTGTTCACGCAGAGGATCAAGGTAATCACCTGCTCCCACAATCATCAGACGGGCGTTTGAGACTCGTTTCTTGACGAGGTCGAATGCTTGCACCAGGTCCTGTATGCATTTGTATTTTTTGATGCGTCCGAGATACAGAACGGTCGGACGCTCGTACTTGGGAATCGACGGATCATGGGCAAACAGATCACTATCAATGCCGCAGTGAATTACCGAAACATCCTCACGAGGAATACCGCGAGCCACGAGATCATTGGCGGTTGACTCGGAAATAACGTTAAAAGGTCGTCCACGATAAACCGAAACGAGGGGACGTTCAGCCAGATAAATATATGTCCCCAGCACGAAATTAATCTCCTGAAACACCGTGGTCGCAAAGAGATGAGGTACTACTACGAGCGTTTTCAGATCAAGGTAAAAAGGAGTATAGAACGGGATCTTGTTTATGTCTTCTATCAGCAAATCGAAATCATTCTCGCGGGCCAGACGACGTAGATGAAAAGGTGCCACCAAATTGAAATTAAAACGATTACCGCGCCTGATCACCCTGATTCCTTCAATCATCTCCTCTGCTCGACAACCAGTAAATCCGGAACAAAACAGCGTGACCTCGTGTCCGTACACAACAAGACGCTGCAGAAGTTCCTCAAGATGCACTTCGGCTCCTCCAGCGTATGGATTCGCCAAATCGTTCCAATTGAGAGCCAATATCTTCATTGGCGCACCTCATCGGCTGGTATCCCGGACTGAACTTTGCCCTGAAGTTCCTTCAGCATTTCTCTCACCCTCTTATCAGCCGGATTGAATTGAAGCCACGATTGCATGAGTTGACGCATATTCGCCATGCGTTGATTCTCGAAATACAGACGCATCAATTCTTCGAACGCCGGACGATAGGTCGGATCGCTTGCCAGCAATGAATTCAGCGTTTCCTCCGCAGCGGTGTCGTTCTCCTGTCCTCGATAGGCCCGAGCCAATGTCGTTTCCAACAACCTTCGATCACCTGCCCAGGTCTCATCAATCAGCGAGAGGATTTCATCTACCTTTCCCTGGGACTCATAGATAGAAGCCAGGAATGTCACCGGGTCTCCAGCATGAGGAATCTTCTCGACGGCCATCCGTGCCAACTCGGCTGCTTTCTCCAGATCGCCCGCCTTGCGTATAGTATCGGCCACTACTAAAAAAGCATTGCCATAGTTGCGGGTCAGACGAAGAGTGGCTTCATCCTGGTGAATGCTCGGATCATTGACTCCACGAGCACGAAATCGGTCCGGGTCGAGGAAGAACGAAACACTGGCATCAACATCAACTTCAAGCGGCTGTTGGGTCTGAGAAACCTGCCACACCAAACCCTTAAGGCTAAGTATTGAATCAGCCTTGCGACCACGGTAACGACGAGTGCCGGAACCAACAGTCACCGAGAAACATACCGGCCTCTCCTGAGCATACCGATCGACAAGGGCATCAATCACCAGATCCTGCAAACGGAACACCCGTCCGTCAGCCGTGCGAATTGATCTGAGTTGGTCTATTTCCGCGTCGGTCCATCCGAGGTCCAGCCCCATATTCATCTGTAGCTGTTTAATATACCACCGCGTGTTGGACAGAGACAGGTTGACCACCGACACGTCAGGTCGCAATCCATATACTTCCTGAAGACACCATAAAGGAAAAGTGTCGTTGTCACCATGAGTGAGTAGTATGCCGTTGGGTGGCATCGATTCCAGAAGATTACAACCATAGTCGTACGGTATGACATTTCCGGATCGATCACAGTAGTGATAATTGTTGGCCACCGTGATCGTCGGGACCAGGAATAACATCATCGCCATCCCCGGGATAGCCTGGCGCGATATCGTCGTAAATTTCACGGTGCTACGCCGAATGGTCTGAACAAATGCGGTCAGGCCAATTCCGACCGCCATCCCAAACAGAATGAAAGCTGGAGTGAAAAAATAGTCACGGTCGCGAACTTCGAGGTAGTCCATTCCCGTTCGTGGATGTTGACGGGTTCCATCGGCAAAGTTCATATACAGAATCAAACCAACCGAGACAATCAACAGCAACACCACGAATGGAAGACCTATCCTGGGACGGCGGCGCACTATCTCCCAGATCCCAAACACACCCACGAAAACCAACATCAACGAAGCCGGACCCGGCATTCCATATTGCTGTTTGAAAAATCGCCAAAAACCCATACGCCGATAGTCACCAAATTGATTGATCCACTCTGCCCGTCGCTGGAACATCCGGGCCAGCATGTTTTGTGCCCCATATTGTTTTCGTTCGAGGAATCCGATAGTCGCGGTTAAGCTCTCGGAGGGGTTGTTCTCATTGATGTTCGGTTGCTGGGCGGAACGGATCGGCACAAACAGATGAACCGAGAATCCAATAACAGCACAGACAAGAAGCGCCACCGCCGGTTTCCATCCGGACAGTCTGCCCGTCAAGCCAAATCCGATGATCACTATCATAGCCGTTAATACGCCGATGAAGAATAGCTTCAAACCTACAACAATCAGCGAGATTCCCAATAGTGCGATCAAGAATGACCAATGCAGTTGCCTTCGCAATACAAACAACAGCCCACAAACCACTAACGAAGACAAAATTAGAAATGGTATCAGACCCTTGGGAATGTGTAACAAGACAACTGCAATCGATGCTGCTATCACGAAGCCGGCGGGGGCCAACGCCGGGAATGAGCCACCGACCTTTGTGCGACGATTGACCCATCGGAGAACGACTACAATTGCCCAGATGGTCATCAGCGCCAGTACTCCGACTCCTATATAAGTCGTCATGCTACTCCCCCTTGAAAGGTCTGCCACACCATCGGAACTGCTTCCGAGATTGGCGGCTGCCATCGAAAAGAGTGGCATTGCCGCCACAAGAAATCCGAAGCCGACCAGAAGCTGTACTCTCGGCACCCGTTCGAAGGAGAATATGTAGAAGAAATACAAAATGCCAACGACTATAACCGGCACAAAATATGGAATCTCATTTACCCGCGATGACAGCGCGAAGATCAGATATAGCTCAAACAGGACAAACACAGCTATCAGATACCAGGTTTCGACCGGCGCTGATTTCTTTATGACAAAAAACAGACCGGCAAACAAAACAGCCACAAAAACTGTCATGTGCACACCTATCCCGAGGATACCAAGAAAAACAGTAAGAGCCATCACTCTGTATCCCGGAGCCGTTCCGGACTGTTCCCGGTAGATCAGGGTCAACCATATCACGGCCAGCATCAGCATCATCGCCATACCGTAAACTTCAGCCTCAACCGAGTTAGTCCAATTGGTCAACCCAAAGGCCGCCAGCAAAGCTCCTGATGCACCCCCGGCATAAATCAGCATCCGTGCAAAAGAGCCAGTCTCGGATCCGAACCAAATCCGAAGAAATCGCACAACAATAAGGTAACCAAACACGGCCGTGATCGAGGAACAGACGGCGGACAGCATGTTGACCCGCAGCGAGACATCGTCCCAAAAAGGCAGAAGAGTAAACAGACGGCCAAACAAAATATAGAGCGGCGTTCCCGGAGGGTGAGGTATGCCAAGAATATGAGAAGCAGCGATGAACTCGCCGCAGTCCCAGAAAGAAAGGGTGGGGGCTACGGTCAGGCAATAGATTGCCAGCGATGAAACCCAAACCAATCCGGCAACAACGGCATTGGTATAATCGAATTGTTGTGACACACGGAGCCGCATGATATTACTGCTACATTCCTCCGGCGGATGCTTATTATTGCCTTCCAACTTAAAAAGCTAAGTCGTTGAGCACCAAAGACGTCGAATATACCAACATGTCAGGCTTCTGTCCAGCAAATAATCACGCTGCTTCCTCCCACGCGAATCGTTTTTTTACAAGTGTTCTGGATATAATCCTAATCAATTATGCTGGGTGGCCTATCATTCAGGCAGGGTGGCATGCTCAAACTCGTTTGGGCATAATACTCGTAGGGTGGAACCCTTCTTAGCGGTTCCGCCAGGCATCGCCTGTTTTCTGGCAGGAGCGCAGGGTTTTGCCCTACGAACACTCATCATCCGGCCCAAACAAGTTTGAGCCTGCCACCCGAACTAATAGCAGAACAACAGGGGATTCTTCCCTACAACTACTGAACTTCCGGGCTACACCCAATGGCGGGGTCAGGACCGCCGGTGAACAGATAACCCACCAAATAAGTCAGATCAGCTACGTTGACGTCCCGTGAATATATACGTAGGCGTCCCTGGGCTCGTGTAAGCCTGCTCATTCTGAGATCAAGATAACGACAACCCTTGTAATTGTCTGTAAGATTGATCTCCTGTAAGTGGCTACTGCTATTTGAGGCACTCGGGCGAGCCATCGCCATCAGGATCACACGGCGGGTTGCCTCCCGTGAATAAATACGAAACCAGATAGGTCAGGTCGGCAATGTTGATGTCGCCGCCGCAATCCAGATCGCCGCACTTTGGATGAGAGGTCATAATCACCAAATCAATTTCTCCACAATCGTTGTAAGCCGGCGTTAACACACCGCCATTTACCGGACACAACAGGAACTCACAAGCCGGTCCCACAAAAGTCGTATCAAAATCCACTAAATGATCCGGCGTGTCCATGGGTACCTGAGCCCACATGGTAGCAAAAAGCCCCCCTGTTTGGGGCCGAATCTGGTCATAGGCGGAATTCCAGTAGATTACGACTTCATTCTTAGACGGATCAACGCTGAAACCACGACCCACTTCCGTACTGGTCATAGAACCAATAAAGCTGACCGATGTGATCTCGATATCCGCCGAGTTGTGAGTGAAGCCAAGGGACGCAGAGCGGATTGTATCGGTATTTGTCATATAGACCGGAATGGGGATTGAATCACCGGTAAGCTCTTGGACTACGATCGGACATCCAAGGTCTATGCTATTGCCGCCTGTTGGCGACACGCAGGTTACAGAACCCTCACAAGGAGGGTCACCCGCCACCCAAAGGTGTTGGATCAAATACCATGCATCACCTATGTTCACCGAACCACATTCATCCATATCAGCATCACCGATAGGCAAGGGGCCGCCGTGGAACATGTAGTCGGTCAACCAGCTATAATCGTCGAGATCGATGTTCGCATCATCATTGAGGTCACCACAAGTTTGACCAAAACATAATGATGGAAGAACGAATACCACACAGAGAAACAGAGCGCGCTTCATAGTACTACCTCCAGAAATAGATGTTGTCTATATTCTCTCCTATTTCGAATCGACTTAAGTAGCGGTCTCTGAGACAATACCACAAACCGCTATTGAATGTCTTCAGACAATCAGGACAAGTAGTCTGGTAATCTGAGATACCATCACTCCGGCGGCAACTCTGGTTCACACCCGATGGCGGGGTCAGGGCCACCG from Candidatus Zixiibacteriota bacterium encodes:
- a CDS encoding DUF2723 domain-containing protein, whose product is MRLRVSQQFDYTNAVVAGLVWVSSLAIYCLTVAPTLSFWDCGEFIAASHILGIPHPPGTPLYILFGRLFTLLPFWDDVSLRVNMLSAVCSSITAVFGYLIVVRFLRIWFGSETGSFARMLIYAGGASGALLAAFGLTNWTNSVEAEVYGMAMMLMLAVIWLTLIYREQSGTAPGYRVMALTVFLGILGIGVHMTVFVAVLFAGLFFVIKKSAPVETWYLIAVFVLFELYLIFALSSRVNEIPYFVPVIVVGILYFFYIFSFERVPRVQLLVGFGFLVAAMPLFSMAAANLGSSSDGVADLSRGSSMTTYIGVGVLALMTIWAIVVVLRWVNRRTKVGGSFPALAPAGFVIAASIAVVLLHIPKGLIPFLILSSLVVCGLLFVLRRQLHWSFLIALLGISLIVVGLKLFFIGVLTAMIVIIGFGLTGRLSGWKPAVALLVCAVIGFSVHLFVPIRSAQQPNINENNPSESLTATIGFLERKQYGAQNMLARMFQRRAEWINQFGDYRRMGFWRFFKQQYGMPGPASLMLVFVGVFGIWEIVRRRPRIGLPFVVLLLIVSVGLILYMNFADGTRQHPRTGMDYLEVRDRDYFFTPAFILFGMAVGIGLTAFVQTIRRSTVKFTTISRQAIPGMAMMLFLVPTITVANNYHYCDRSGNVIPYDYGCNLLESMPPNGILLTHGDNDTFPLWCLQEVYGLRPDVSVVNLSLSNTRWYIKQLQMNMGLDLGWTDAEIDQLRSIRTADGRVFRLQDLVIDALVDRYAQERPVCFSVTVGSGTRRYRGRKADSILSLKGLVWQVSQTQQPLEVDVDASVSFFLDPDRFRARGVNDPSIHQDEATLRLTRNYGNAFLVVADTIRKAGDLEKAAELARMAVEKIPHAGDPVTFLASIYESQGKVDEILSLIDETWAGDRRLLETTLARAYRGQENDTAAEETLNSLLASDPTYRPAFEELMRLYFENQRMANMRQLMQSWLQFNPADKRVREMLKELQGKVQSGIPADEVRQ